A segment of the Sphingobacteriaceae bacterium genome:
ACTTGCTCATGCGGCATTACGAGGGCTTCATGAAGAGATAGTCACGAAAAGGTAGGCAGGTGGGCGGAATGCGCGTTGTGTTCTTGGGCCCTCCCGGCGGGGGCAAAGGTACTCAGGCGGAGCGGCTGGCAGCCAATCACCAGGTGCCCCATATCGCTACCGGGGACATCTTCCGCCAGGCCATCAAGGAAGGCACCCCCATGGGGCGCCAGGCCAAGGAGTACGTGGAAAGCGGCCGCTATGTTCCCGACGAGATTGTCGTAGGCCTGGTCCGGGAGCGCCTGGAGCAGGACGATGCCGCCGCGGGGTTTGTGCTGGACGGGTTCCCCCGGACGGAGCCCCAGGCCAGGGCCTTGGATGAGATGCTGGCGGCGGCGGGCATCGGGCTGGACGCGGTGATCCTCCTGGAGGTGGATGACGACGCCATCGTGGCCCGGGCCCTGGGCCGCAGGGTTTGCGAGGTTTGCGGGCGGACGTACCACCTGGAATTCGACCCGCCCCCGTCCCCCGAAACTTGCGAGTGCGGCGGCCGGCTCATCCAGCGGGCCGACGACCAGGAGGATACGGTGCGCAAGCGCCTGGCGGTTTACCGGGAGCAGACGGAGCCGGTCATCGGCTACTACCGGGACAAGGGCATTCTCACCAGCGTGGTGGGGGTGGGCACCATTCCTGAAGTAGCCCAGCGGGTGGAGTCCGCCGTAGCCCAGGCCAAGGGCGGATAAGCCAAGGGAATATCAGGAACCCTGAACCGGCAACACTTTTATTATGTCCCGGGGGACCCTGACCGTGGGTAATGAGGCTCCGTTCCAGCCAGGACAAGTGGTCATATCCAAGGCTGGTCGAGATAAGGGCCGTTTATACGTAGTGTTGAAGGTAGAAAGTGATCGCTACATCCAGGTGGCGGACGGCTCGGCCAGGACGGTGCGCCGGCCGAAGCGGAAAAACGTCCGCCATGTTCAGCCCCACGGCCCCGCCAGCCCGGAGATCAGCCAGCGGCTGGCGGAAGGGCGCCCGGTGGACGATCAGTTGGTCCGGCAGGCCCTGGCGGAAGCCGGGGGCGGCGCCGGCCACGACGACCCGGATGAGGCGATTGTTGAAAGGGGGTAGGACCGGCCGTGGCAAAGCGGGATGTGATTGAGGTTGAGGGTACCGTGGTGGAGCCGCTGCCCAACGGCATGTTCCGAGTGGAATTGGAAAACGGGCACCGCATTTTGGCTCACGCCTCGGGCAAGATTCGTATGCATTTCATCCGTATCCTGCCCGGTGACCGGGTCACCCTCGAACTGTCGCCTTACGATTTGACCCGAGGCCGGATTACATACCGGCATCGCAGTTGAGAAGCATCAGACCCAAATCTTAGGGGGTCTTCCCAGTGAAGGTACGGCCATCAGTAAAGAAGATGTGTGACAAGTGCAAGATCATTCGGCGCAAGGGCCGTGTGCGGGTCATTTGCGTCAATCCTAGGCACAAGCAGCGACAGGGCTAGGAGGTGAAGGGTTTGGCCCGTATAGCCGGCGTGGATCTGCCACGGGAAAAGCGCGTGGAGGTCGGCCTTACGTACATTTTTGGCATCGGGCGCTCCAGGGCCCGTCAACTGCTGGAACGCACGGGAATCAACAAGGACACCCGGGTCAAGGATTTGACGGAAGAAGAAGTGAACCGCCTGCGGGAAATCATCGACCGGGAGTACAAGGTCGAAGGCGAACTGCGACAAGAAGTTCAGATGAACATCAAGCGGCTGATGGAAATCGGCTCCTATCGGGGTCTCCGGCATCGCCGCGGCCTGCCCGTGCGGGGACAGCGGACCAAGACCAATGCCCGGACGCGGAAGGGGCCCCGGCGTACTGTCGGCGCCAAGCGCCGCCGCTGAGGGAGGATTAGCTTATGTCTCGACAGCAGCCGCGGCGTCGCCGTGGTACCAGAGCCCGTAAACGGGAACGGAAAAATGTAGAGAAGGGCATTGCCCATATCAAGTCCACCTTCAACAATACTTTGGTGACCATTACCGACCTCCAGGGCAACACGCTGGCTTGGGGCTCGGCCGGCACCCAAGGCTTCAAGGGGTCCAAGAAGGGCACCCCCTTCGCCGCCCAGATGGCGGCCGAGGCGGCAGGCCGTGAGGCTATGGAGCACGGCATGCGGGAAGTGGAAGTTTGGGTGAAGGGTCCGGGTTCGGGACGGGAAGCTGCCATCCGCTCCCTCCAGGGGGTGGGGCTGGAAGTGACCGTCATTAAGGATGTTACCCCGGTTCCCCACAACGGCTGCCGTCCGCCCAAGCGTCGGCGCGTATGATAAAGCCGCCTGGCCCCCGGGGGGAAGGGCCGGGACAGGCCTGATGTACCAATGGGAGGTTCTGCCCACATGCTGGAAATGGAAAAGCCCGTGATCGAGGTTGCTGAAATCTCCGAAGATGGCCGCTACGGTCGTTTTGTGGTGGAGCCGTTGGAGCGGGGCTACGGCACGACCCTGGGCAACTCCCTGCGCCGGGTGCTGCTATCTTCTTTGCCCGGGGCTGCTGTCACTTCGGTGCGGATCGACGGCGTGCTGCACGAGTTCTCAACCTTGCCGGGGGTGGTTGAGGACTCCACGGAGATCATTTTGAACCTGAAAGGGTTGAGCCTCCGGGTCCACGGCGACGGGGAGAAGGTGCTCCGGCTGAACGTGACGGGTCCCGGCGAGGTGCGGGCCCAGGACATCGAAGCCAGCGACGAGGTGGAGATCGTCAACCCCGACCTGTACATCTGCACCTTGGACGAGGATGGTCAACTCTCCATTGAGATGACCGTCGGCCAGGGCCGGGGCTACGTGCCCGCCGAGCGGAACAAGCGCCTGGACGATCCCATCGGCGTCATTCCCGTGGACTCCATTTTCACCCCGGTGCGGCGGGTCAACTTCCGGGTGGAGGACACCCGGGTTGGCAAGGTGACCGACTACGACCGGCTGACCTTGGAAGTGTGGACCAACGGGTCCATCAAGCCCGACGAGGCCGTCAGCCTGGCCGCCCGCATTTTGGTGGAGCACTTGAACCTGTTCATCGGCCTGACCGATGAGGTGGCCGATGTGGAGATCATGGCGGAGAAGGAAGAGGACGAGCGCAACCGTCTCCTGGAGATGAGCATCGAAGAGCTGGATCTGTCGGTGCGCTCCTTCAACTGCCTGAAGCGGGCGGGGATCAACTCCATCGGCGAACTGGTGGAGAAGACGCCCGAGGAGATGCTCAAGGTGCGCAACCTGGGGCGCAAGTCCCTGGACGAAGTGGAGCAGAAACTGGCCCTCCTGGGCTTGTCCTTGAAGGAATCGGAGCAGTAAACTCAGCAAGCGGGGATAGGGGGTGAATGGGTTGGCTTATTCTCGTCTCAGCCGTCCCTCGGACCAGCGGCAGGCCATGCTGCGCAATTTGACCACGGCCCTGCTGGACAAAGGGCGCATCGAAACGACGCTGACCCGGGCCCGGGCCACGGCGCGCATGGCGGAACGGATGATCACCCTGGCTAAGCGGGGCACCCTCCATGCCCGTCGAC
Coding sequences within it:
- a CDS encoding adenylate kinase, giving the protein MRVVFLGPPGGGKGTQAERLAANHQVPHIATGDIFRQAIKEGTPMGRQAKEYVESGRYVPDEIVVGLVRERLEQDDAAAGFVLDGFPRTEPQARALDEMLAAAGIGLDAVILLEVDDDAIVARALGRRVCEVCGRTYHLEFDPPPSPETCECGGRLIQRADDQEDTVRKRLAVYREQTEPVIGYYRDKGILTSVVGVGTIPEVAQRVESAVAQAKGG
- the infA gene encoding translation initiation factor IF-1 — translated: MAKRDVIEVEGTVVEPLPNGMFRVELENGHRILAHASGKIRMHFIRILPGDRVTLELSPYDLTRGRITYRHRS
- the rpsM gene encoding 30S ribosomal protein S13 — protein: MARIAGVDLPREKRVEVGLTYIFGIGRSRARQLLERTGINKDTRVKDLTEEEVNRLREIIDREYKVEGELRQEVQMNIKRLMEIGSYRGLRHRRGLPVRGQRTKTNARTRKGPRRTVGAKRRR
- the rpsK gene encoding 30S ribosomal protein S11, encoding MSRQQPRRRRGTRARKRERKNVEKGIAHIKSTFNNTLVTITDLQGNTLAWGSAGTQGFKGSKKGTPFAAQMAAEAAGREAMEHGMREVEVWVKGPGSGREAAIRSLQGVGLEVTVIKDVTPVPHNGCRPPKRRRV
- a CDS encoding DNA-directed RNA polymerase subunit alpha, whose protein sequence is MLEMEKPVIEVAEISEDGRYGRFVVEPLERGYGTTLGNSLRRVLLSSLPGAAVTSVRIDGVLHEFSTLPGVVEDSTEIILNLKGLSLRVHGDGEKVLRLNVTGPGEVRAQDIEASDEVEIVNPDLYICTLDEDGQLSIEMTVGQGRGYVPAERNKRLDDPIGVIPVDSIFTPVRRVNFRVEDTRVGKVTDYDRLTLEVWTNGSIKPDEAVSLAARILVEHLNLFIGLTDEVADVEIMAEKEEDERNRLLEMSIEELDLSVRSFNCLKRAGINSIGELVEKTPEEMLKVRNLGRKSLDEVEQKLALLGLSLKESEQ
- the rplQ gene encoding 50S ribosomal protein L17, yielding MAYSRLSRPSDQRQAMLRNLTTALLDKGRIETTLTRARATARMAERMITLAKRGTLHARRQALSYILDEDVVTKLFEDLGPKYQDRQGGYTRVLKLAPRRGDGAPMAIVELVS